The Chitinophaga niabensis genomic interval AGCAACAACAGAATGTAACAGAACCAGGGGAAGCATTGGCTACGGCGAGAGCAGCACAACATTTTAAAACGGCCATCCCCGAAGCCCGAAAAGACCTGTATACGGTGATGGAACTGAACATGCGTGCCATCATCCGGAAAAATGAAAGCACAAAGGACGCGGCAGACAAAGCCATCCTTTACATTGCCATTATCAGTGGGGTCTGTTTTGTTCTGGGTATTACCTTCGTGTATAATTTCCCCGGTTATATTGCGAACCCTATTCATGAACTCACAGAAGGGATCAAAGGGATTGCACAGAAAAAATACGAGCAAAGGCTGCACTTCAAATCCATGGATGAGTTTGGAGAACTGGCTTCGGCCTTTAACAGCATGGCGGAAAAGCTGGATGAATATGAACACAGCAACCTGGCAAAGATAGTGTTTGAAAAGAAACGGGCAGAAGCGGTGATCAGTAGTTTGAAAGATGCCACCATTGGCGTAGATAATAAAGGCACCATCCTTTTTGCGAATGCGGAAGCACTGCAATTGCTCAACATGGTGGAAAAGGATGTGATCGGCTGGGCAGCTGCTGAAATAGCTAAAAGGAATGACCTGATGAAATACCTGCTGAACCAACTGGAAGGTGGTGGCCCCGTGAAGATTGTGGTGAATGGGAAGGAGAGCTTCTTTACCAGGGAAACGGCGGATATTCACTATGAAAATGCGAAGATCGGGTATATCATGATCCTGAAGAACATTACAACATTTAAAGAGCAGGACCTGGCCAAAACACATTTCATTGCTACCATCTCCCATGAATTAAAAACACCGCTGGCAGCAACAGACCTCAGTTTAAAATTGCTGGAAGATGAGCGTACCGGCCCTCTTTCCGGCGAGCAAAAAGAACTGATGGAGAGCATCCGGCAGGATAACCGCAGGATGATCCGCATGGTGAGTGATCTGCTTGATTTTTCGCGTGTAGAAAGCGGGAACATACAATTACAAATTCAACCAGTGCCTCCTGAGAATATTGTGCAGTATGCATTGGATACTGTGCAGAAACAGGCCTTTGGCAAACAGGTGAATATCCGTACCACTTTACCTCCCGGCTCCCCGATGATTGCGGCAGATGCAGAAAAGAGTGCCTGGGTACTGGTAAACCTCCTAACGAATGCCATCCGGTATTCTTCCATGGGAACCGAGGTGGAACTGGATGTGCTGCAAACGGAAACGGGTACACTGCATTTCAGTGTACGGGACCATGGAAAGGGTATTGACCCTGTTTTCCGTAGCAGGATCTTTGAACGTTTCTTCCAGGTGCCTGGATCTGATGATGCCAAAGGCAGCGGGCTGGGACTGGCCATTGCCAAGGAATTCATTGAAGCCCAGGGCGGTACCATTGGTGTGGAAAGTGAATTAGGGAAAGGAAGCCGTTTCT includes:
- a CDS encoding ATP-binding protein — encoded protein: MKRLGLKSKITVGVLFLFLMLMLVSILGYYYLNRVNRDARTILQDNYESVEYAKNMLQALDAEPVNEAVFLANLKKQQQNVTEPGEALATARAAQHFKTAIPEARKDLYTVMELNMRAIIRKNESTKDAADKAILYIAIISGVCFVLGITFVYNFPGYIANPIHELTEGIKGIAQKKYEQRLHFKSMDEFGELASAFNSMAEKLDEYEHSNLAKIVFEKKRAEAVISSLKDATIGVDNKGTILFANAEALQLLNMVEKDVIGWAAAEIAKRNDLMKYLLNQLEGGGPVKIVVNGKESFFTRETADIHYENAKIGYIMILKNITTFKEQDLAKTHFIATISHELKTPLAATDLSLKLLEDERTGPLSGEQKELMESIRQDNRRMIRMVSDLLDFSRVESGNIQLQIQPVPPENIVQYALDTVQKQAFGKQVNIRTTLPPGSPMIAADAEKSAWVLVNLLTNAIRYSSMGTEVELDVLQTETGTLHFSVRDHGKGIDPVFRSRIFERFFQVPGSDDAKGSGLGLAIAKEFIEAQGGTIGVESELGKGSRFWFSLPLA